Below is a window of Halogeometricum rufum DNA.
TCACCCCGCTCGCGATACTGCCAGCGCTGTTCTTCGCGACGCTGCCCCCGATTCTCGAAGAGTTGGGGTGGCGCGGCTACGCGTTGGACCGACTGCAACTCAACTGGTCGGCGTTCGGCGCGAGCGCTATCCTGGGCGTCGTCTGGGCGCTCTGGCACCTCCCGCTGTTCTTCGTCGAGGGGTCGTACCAGCACGACGCGGTGGGGTTCGCGACCACCGGGTTCTGGCTGTTCATGGCCGGCATCGTCGCGCTCTCGTTCGCGTTCACGTGGGTCTACAACAACACCGAACGCAGCATCCTCGGAATCGTCGTCTTACACGGCTGGGTGAACTTCACGGCCGAGGTCATCGTCGTCCCCGATCCGGCGTACTACGGCCTCTGGTTCGTGCTCGCGGCGGTAATCGTCGCAGTGTGGGGCCGACGCACCATGACCGGTGCCGACGAGGTTCCGCACCCGCCCCTCCCGTCCGTCCAGTAGGGTCGTGACCTCGAGTTCCGGCGGGTCCGTCCGGTCAGGCCGACCGGTTCGCTACTGCGACGGTATTTGTACCGGCCCGCCC
It encodes the following:
- a CDS encoding type II CAAX endopeptidase family protein is translated as MYLAVAIAGTWAFWLPAIALGVRFDSALGLALLLVGLTVPGVAGIAFVYLNYDERGRADFWNRVTQPRRFGLRWLAVILLVPLAVSVLAGVVDLLLGGTGATWGEGVTEFGVTPLAILPALFFATLPPILEELGWRGYALDRLQLNWSAFGASAILGVVWALWHLPLFFVEGSYQHDAVGFATTGFWLFMAGIVALSFAFTWVYNNTERSILGIVVLHGWVNFTAEVIVVPDPAYYGLWFVLAAVIVAVWGRRTMTGADEVPHPPLPSVQ